From Hymenobacter sedentarius, a single genomic window includes:
- a CDS encoding phage head closure protein, whose protein sequence is MSNAGKYRERVTFYTPGATVSDGAGGQLPAGPETSLTLWARVQALPAKEDLISGKIVPRQPYKVTIRYASSLSNSTRMECNGKHISVTSIVSNERTTEIYLYGVECDS, encoded by the coding sequence TTGAGTAACGCAGGAAAATACCGCGAGCGGGTCACTTTCTACACCCCGGGTGCTACGGTCTCCGACGGTGCCGGGGGTCAGTTGCCCGCAGGCCCCGAAACCAGCCTCACCCTTTGGGCAAGAGTCCAGGCCCTACCGGCCAAGGAAGACCTTATCAGCGGCAAAATCGTCCCTCGCCAGCCTTACAAGGTGACCATCCGCTACGCCAGCAGCCTGAGCAACAGCACCCGCATGGAGTGCAACGGCAAGCACATCAGCGTCACCAGTATCGTGAGCAACGAGCGGACCACAGAAATCTACCTCTACGGCGTTGAGTGTGACAGTTAA
- a CDS encoding head-tail connector protein: MEPVTLAFFKTYARLSNDIEDAVLELFIAAAREKAEAYCNRHFVSKVAEKTFPVNVSSTIPAEDILSVTGYYTSAEQVAQAYWYWVEYQKGIIVNRDYPIDYDNLPTYTVRYQVTIDPSDVPASVKVAIAKIAADLYENREHSTSIGNQELSIGFKSLLAPYKIINS; encoded by the coding sequence ATGGAACCCGTTACCCTCGCCTTTTTCAAAACCTACGCCCGCCTCTCGAATGACATCGAAGACGCGGTGCTTGAGCTGTTCATCGCCGCCGCCCGGGAGAAGGCCGAAGCCTACTGCAACCGCCATTTCGTGAGCAAGGTGGCCGAGAAGACCTTCCCGGTGAACGTGTCCAGCACCATTCCGGCCGAAGACATCCTTTCCGTTACCGGCTACTACACCAGCGCCGAACAAGTGGCGCAGGCTTACTGGTACTGGGTGGAATACCAGAAGGGCATCATCGTCAACCGCGACTACCCCATCGACTACGACAACCTGCCCACTTACACCGTGCGCTACCAGGTCACCATCGACCCCAGCGACGTGCCCGCTTCCGTGAAAGTGGCCATTGCCAAGATCGCGGCTGACCTCTACGAGAACCGCGAGCACAGCACCTCTATTGGTAACCAGGAACTGAGCATCGGCTTCAAAAGCCTGCTGGCGCCCTACAAAATCATCAATTCGTAG
- a CDS encoding phage major capsid protein, protein MEINEFKAQLQEVANVVKTDLASLEAKHAADLLAVQASLDAIAAEQKNAKIGAEKRETASSFLAVVEAKSEDLKNLAERKTVTFQLDEKAAVNMFTAAGANFVGKTELGYQAAPAAPTSISDIVAGGTINTPSLSYVRITGYEGGPQMVAEGGLKPKFSLTTELIDATVKKIAVTAKFSEEATKDATTFVSLVQSEMVRLHNEYLDEQSLLGSGTGNDLQGIMPLAKSFDAGYFASTISNAQKIDVIRVAIAQARIALYTPSHVVMNPVDVADLELQKDANGNYLLPTILSGTLSTIGRVKIVEMDAMPTGQFLVGSFDRGAKLYTRDGLTLRVYDQNEDDAMHNMILVVLESRHVQLVNRPEAFIKGSFASAITSLNKA, encoded by the coding sequence GTGGAAATCAATGAATTCAAAGCACAACTACAAGAAGTTGCCAATGTTGTAAAGACCGACCTCGCCTCGCTCGAGGCCAAGCATGCCGCCGACCTGCTAGCGGTACAGGCCTCGCTCGACGCCATTGCGGCCGAGCAGAAGAACGCCAAGATTGGCGCCGAGAAGCGCGAGACCGCCTCGTCATTCCTGGCGGTGGTCGAAGCCAAGTCGGAAGACCTGAAGAACCTGGCCGAGCGCAAGACGGTCACTTTCCAATTGGATGAGAAAGCAGCCGTGAACATGTTCACCGCCGCCGGCGCCAATTTCGTGGGCAAGACCGAGCTGGGCTACCAGGCGGCCCCCGCGGCGCCGACCTCCATCAGCGACATCGTCGCCGGGGGCACCATCAATACCCCCAGCCTTTCCTACGTCCGCATCACGGGCTACGAGGGCGGCCCCCAGATGGTGGCCGAAGGCGGCCTGAAGCCGAAGTTCTCGCTCACCACCGAGCTGATCGACGCGACCGTCAAGAAGATAGCCGTCACCGCCAAGTTCTCGGAAGAGGCCACCAAGGACGCCACCACGTTCGTGAGCCTCGTGCAGAGCGAAATGGTGCGCCTGCACAACGAGTACCTCGACGAGCAGTCCCTGCTGGGCTCGGGCACCGGCAACGACCTGCAGGGCATCATGCCCCTGGCCAAGTCCTTCGACGCCGGCTATTTCGCGTCCACCATCTCAAATGCCCAGAAGATCGACGTCATTCGCGTGGCCATTGCCCAGGCCCGCATTGCGCTCTACACCCCCTCGCACGTGGTGATGAACCCCGTGGACGTGGCCGACCTGGAGCTGCAAAAGGACGCCAACGGCAACTACCTGCTGCCGACCATCCTCTCCGGCACGCTGTCCACCATTGGCCGCGTGAAGATTGTCGAGATGGACGCCATGCCCACCGGCCAGTTCCTGGTGGGCTCGTTCGACCGCGGCGCCAAGCTCTACACCCGCGACGGCCTGACCCTGCGCGTGTACGACCAGAACGAAGACGACGCCATGCACAACATGATCCTCGTCGTGCTTGAGTCGCGCCACGTGCAGTTGGTCAACCGCCCCGAGGCCTTCATCAAGGGCTCGTTCGCATCGGCCATTACCAGCCTCAACAAAGCGTAA
- the terL gene encoding phage terminase large subunit produces the protein MRSVQEAIVAEDCRRNFFTFFCTYWPEIEAAELQLNWHIQFLCDFLQGVVERWERKEAQDDVLINIVFGLSKSTILQLLEAWITLRTPSAKILGTSYSREISIKNAGKVRECLKSQRFQKAYPKRIVFDRDNDGKSKFANQEKGVYYTSSTGGTATGLHSDFIINDDPLSAKQANSLLKRTSANDYISTTLSSRKTDKSRTVTITVMQRLHLDDPSGYLLAKKKLQHICLPARVTADNRHLVQPQSALPYYDANGGLLDPNRFNDAVIDSYKVELGPYAFAAQVMQNPADDSTGIFKKPNFEIITWEQFQAVTKGQNVLWNYDADTALTENTSNDPTALLASCTIDGITYIRESYCDWMEYETLLDYLPVFLGRNGYTSGSTLYIEPKANGKSVFQSMQKRGKVLVEEAPAPSTDKVQRAHNVLPYIYQNKVKLIDGSWVVPFLTELTGFPNAAHDDRVDTLTQCLARVMGLTNKAKRKMRVY, from the coding sequence ATGCGCAGCGTGCAAGAGGCGATTGTCGCCGAGGACTGCCGCCGCAACTTCTTCACGTTCTTCTGTACCTACTGGCCCGAGATTGAAGCGGCCGAATTACAGCTCAACTGGCACATTCAATTCCTCTGTGACTTCCTGCAAGGCGTGGTGGAACGCTGGGAGCGCAAGGAGGCCCAGGACGATGTCTTGATCAACATCGTGTTCGGCCTGAGCAAGTCCACCATCCTCCAGTTGCTCGAAGCCTGGATAACCTTACGTACTCCTAGCGCCAAGATTCTCGGCACCAGCTATTCACGGGAAATCAGCATCAAGAACGCGGGCAAGGTGCGCGAGTGCCTCAAGTCGCAGCGGTTTCAAAAGGCCTACCCCAAGCGCATCGTCTTTGACCGCGACAACGACGGCAAGAGCAAGTTCGCCAACCAGGAGAAAGGCGTGTATTACACCAGCTCGACGGGCGGCACGGCCACGGGCCTGCACAGTGACTTCATCATCAACGACGACCCGCTGAGCGCGAAGCAGGCCAATAGCCTCTTAAAACGCACCAGCGCCAACGATTACATCTCGACGACTCTTTCCTCGCGAAAGACCGACAAGAGCCGCACGGTGACGATTACGGTCATGCAGCGTTTGCACCTGGACGACCCCAGCGGCTACCTGTTGGCCAAGAAGAAGCTCCAGCACATCTGCTTGCCGGCGCGTGTGACAGCAGACAATCGCCACCTGGTACAGCCGCAGTCGGCCCTGCCCTACTACGACGCCAACGGCGGCCTGCTGGACCCGAACCGCTTTAACGATGCGGTCATCGACTCCTATAAGGTCGAGCTGGGACCCTATGCCTTCGCGGCCCAGGTCATGCAGAACCCAGCCGATGACAGCACCGGCATCTTCAAGAAGCCCAACTTCGAAATCATCACGTGGGAGCAATTCCAAGCCGTGACGAAGGGCCAGAACGTGCTGTGGAATTACGATGCCGACACGGCCCTGACCGAAAACACCAGCAACGACCCCACGGCGCTTTTGGCTTCGTGCACCATCGACGGTATCACCTACATCCGCGAGTCCTACTGCGACTGGATGGAATACGAAACGCTGCTGGACTACCTGCCCGTGTTCCTGGGCCGCAACGGCTACACCAGCGGCAGCACCCTCTACATCGAGCCCAAGGCCAACGGCAAAAGCGTCTTCCAGTCCATGCAAAAGCGGGGCAAAGTGCTGGTTGAGGAAGCGCCCGCCCCGAGTACCGACAAGGTGCAGCGGGCCCACAACGTGCTGCCTTACATCTACCAGAACAAAGTCAAGCTGATCGACGGCAGTTGGGTGGTCCCCTTCCTCACGGAGCTGACCGGCTTCCCCAACGCGGCGCACGATGACCGGGTCGATACGCTCACCCAGTGCTTAGCCCGCGTGATGGGCCTCACCAACAAGGCCAAGCGCAAAATGCGGGTGTACTAA
- a CDS encoding phage portal protein: MSILTNLKNLFITQDAAPFAVEQKALVGVDGIGRTNPVSFSVLNAAPAINLGRNDAQLNIVFATILNAILIASRSIPWNVYKLSKDETAEKVPNHPLGNVLYRPNPTQTWGDFVTDYLGTFISTGNAFILARTNASGLNYGQITQLWLMPKHTEVVPGVNWMSPVQGYRLLRQDGGYDTFSAEEVLHLKTFNPEKKNYGLSPLSTGLLALTSLDYAMRERIQQLANGGPKTVFFNASEEVEGDLTEAQERDLYAKLNRRGSQATYVPSKIGTAQLGLSPAELDVLNSIQADKGMVADLLNYPDILLSGTKSNTYNNVAEAQKALYNNCLIPHLRLLQEGLNYKFGGAYKDQVYIDLDLSGVEVLKPNTTALITAANSADFLTVNEKRKLAGYQSIDGGDGFLRSAAIGYVSTIDEQDQTPADAYATGDAAVPEE; encoded by the coding sequence ATGTCTATCCTGACCAACCTAAAGAACCTGTTCATCACACAGGACGCAGCGCCTTTCGCTGTTGAACAAAAAGCCCTGGTGGGCGTGGATGGCATCGGCCGGACCAATCCGGTCAGCTTTAGTGTACTCAACGCCGCCCCGGCCATCAACCTGGGCCGCAACGACGCGCAGCTCAACATTGTTTTCGCGACCATCCTCAACGCGATTCTGATTGCCTCTCGGTCCATTCCGTGGAATGTGTACAAGCTGAGCAAAGACGAGACCGCGGAAAAAGTCCCAAACCACCCCTTGGGCAACGTGCTGTACCGCCCCAACCCCACCCAAACGTGGGGTGATTTTGTCACCGACTACCTGGGCACCTTTATCAGCACCGGCAATGCCTTCATTCTGGCCCGCACTAACGCGTCCGGGTTGAATTACGGCCAGATCACCCAATTGTGGCTGATGCCTAAGCACACGGAAGTAGTACCTGGCGTGAACTGGATGTCTCCGGTCCAGGGCTACCGCTTGCTGCGCCAGGACGGCGGCTACGACACGTTTTCGGCCGAAGAAGTACTGCACCTGAAAACCTTTAACCCTGAAAAAAAGAACTACGGCCTCAGCCCGCTGAGCACTGGCCTCCTGGCGTTGACCAGCCTGGACTACGCCATGCGCGAACGCATCCAGCAACTGGCTAACGGGGGCCCCAAGACGGTGTTCTTCAACGCCAGCGAAGAGGTGGAAGGCGATTTGACCGAAGCCCAGGAACGCGACCTCTACGCCAAGCTCAACCGCCGCGGCTCCCAGGCCACCTACGTGCCCAGCAAGATCGGCACCGCGCAGCTCGGCCTAAGCCCGGCAGAACTGGATGTACTGAACTCCATCCAGGCCGACAAAGGCATGGTGGCTGACCTGTTGAACTACCCGGACATTCTGCTCAGCGGCACCAAATCGAACACCTACAACAACGTGGCCGAGGCGCAGAAGGCCTTGTACAACAACTGCCTGATTCCCCACCTGCGGTTGCTCCAGGAAGGCCTGAACTACAAGTTTGGCGGTGCCTACAAAGACCAGGTGTACATCGATCTGGACTTGTCCGGCGTGGAGGTACTAAAGCCCAACACCACGGCCCTAATCACCGCGGCCAACAGCGCCGACTTCCTCACCGTCAACGAGAAGCGCAAGCTGGCGGGCTACCAGAGCATCGACGGCGGCGACGGATTCCTGAGAAGTGCGGCCATTGGCTACGTGTCCACCATTGACGAGCAGGACCAGACCCCGGCCGATGCCTACGCCACGGGAGACGCTGCCGTGCCGGAAGAATAA
- a CDS encoding HK97-gp10 family putative phage morphogenesis protein, with translation MTVKLEGAESFLGKLRVYATGASKRVQQTVAASLLQIESDAKDLAPVDTGLLRGSIHANLSGRLAGSVTVSVNYAKWVEFGNGRNKPQPFLYPAYHKNKAAFLANLKEALKFRF, from the coding sequence GTGACAGTTAAGCTCGAGGGCGCCGAAAGCTTCCTGGGCAAGCTCCGGGTGTACGCCACGGGCGCTTCCAAGCGGGTACAGCAGACCGTGGCGGCCTCTTTGCTCCAGATTGAGTCTGATGCCAAGGACCTGGCCCCGGTCGATACCGGCCTGCTTCGTGGCTCCATCCACGCCAACCTGAGTGGGCGGCTCGCGGGCAGCGTCACGGTGAGCGTCAACTACGCCAAATGGGTGGAATTCGGCAACGGCCGCAACAAGCCGCAGCCCTTCCTCTACCCGGCCTACCACAAGAACAAGGCCGCGTTCCTGGCCAACCTCAAGGAGGCCCTAAAATTCAGATTCTAA
- a CDS encoding HK97 family phage prohead protease, which produces MFETKKAATGIITDVDTTGRRIVLYAADFNSLDSYQDVIKPGAFAKTIQENRARIKHLMHHNTEQVVGRPESIVEDMKGLLVTSIISDTQLGRDLLTLVADGVLTENSIGYTAVKSSRDESTGTRTLQEIKLYEYSTVTWGANENAGIVGIKSLTPADQQAELFKQLTLLQKSLRHGNISDETCALLEIKALQIQQAISDLLSPSLPLPAEPVQATQALVVEPVQVKLEFNALRVFQDAYKK; this is translated from the coding sequence ATGTTCGAAACCAAAAAGGCTGCCACCGGAATCATCACCGACGTCGATACGACGGGGCGCCGCATCGTGCTGTACGCGGCGGACTTCAATTCCCTGGATTCTTACCAGGACGTCATCAAGCCGGGTGCCTTCGCGAAGACGATTCAAGAGAATCGGGCCCGCATCAAGCACCTGATGCACCACAACACCGAACAGGTAGTGGGCCGCCCCGAGTCCATCGTGGAAGACATGAAGGGCCTGTTGGTAACCTCCATCATCAGCGACACCCAGCTCGGCCGCGACCTGCTCACGCTGGTAGCCGATGGGGTGCTTACCGAGAACTCCATCGGCTACACGGCCGTGAAGTCCAGCCGCGACGAATCGACCGGCACGCGCACCCTGCAGGAAATCAAGCTCTACGAGTACAGCACCGTGACCTGGGGCGCCAACGAGAACGCGGGCATCGTGGGCATCAAGTCCCTGACCCCGGCCGACCAGCAGGCCGAGCTCTTCAAGCAGCTCACCCTCCTACAAAAATCGCTTCGCCACGGGAATATCTCGGACGAAACGTGCGCGCTTCTGGAAATCAAGGCGCTGCAAATACAGCAGGCGATTTCGGATTTACTGTCCCCATCACTCCCTCTTCCAGCCGAGCCGGTGCAAGCCACTCAGGCGCTGGTGGTCGAGCCGGTGCAGGTGAAGCTGGAATTCAATGCGCTCCGCGTCTTCCAAGACGCTTATAAAAAGTGA
- a CDS encoding HNH endonuclease: MSTKTHSAYNQLSDPNKVALGTLSPLLEPFPSEVHESINSIYGPRALWPEHEWKDVPGFPNYQASSGGLVWSNDAETLCHLYSDKKGGNMVKLVNGYDQTWMVVPKLIASCFVPNANLRNSYVVHINGVRTDNRAANLRWAHRSELTLELQAVTDKRLKMGPGDSPFHLSKEDVQFIREGNAAGVSSYVLAREFGVSRTTILSLLRGDTHRFRN; this comes from the coding sequence ATGTCAACAAAAACACACTCCGCTTACAACCAACTTTCCGATCCGAACAAAGTCGCGTTGGGGACGCTGTCGCCCCTGTTGGAACCCTTCCCTTCCGAAGTACATGAATCCATAAATTCCATTTACGGACCGCGTGCGCTGTGGCCGGAACATGAATGGAAAGACGTACCTGGCTTCCCGAATTACCAGGCATCAAGCGGCGGGTTAGTCTGGAGCAACGACGCCGAGACCTTGTGCCATTTATACTCCGACAAAAAAGGAGGGAACATGGTCAAACTTGTAAACGGATATGACCAAACTTGGATGGTCGTGCCTAAACTCATTGCCAGCTGCTTTGTCCCTAATGCCAATTTGCGTAACTCCTATGTGGTCCACATCAACGGCGTACGCACCGATAACCGCGCCGCCAATTTGCGTTGGGCGCACCGGTCTGAACTGACCTTGGAATTACAGGCAGTAACCGATAAAAGGCTAAAAATGGGCCCCGGTGATTCTCCTTTTCATTTGAGCAAAGAAGACGTGCAGTTCATTCGTGAAGGGAACGCGGCCGGGGTTTCATCTTACGTGCTTGCCCGGGAGTTCGGGGTAAGCCGCACTACCATTCTAAGCCTATTGCGCGGCGATACGCATCGGTTTCGAAACTAA
- a CDS encoding phage minor head protein, which produces MNQHLTDRFQRIDALEDRYTRRIRLALLRDLERALALAAAGAMPELIAASVSTKHLKAVLHELYLTVMVQEARFEYRHLVREQKAATGLPVTDWLRRAKNFIALESSKAIVKIAETTRKEVRQVLKEAAATGKSIADTARSMRSQITEFNTKRARRIARTELIGASSAGSYVGALSTGLALDKYWITTADARTRPTHLAAGGQQVDINQPFLIGGEPCRFPADPALSARERINCRCAIGYKPKGALRTGSLDL; this is translated from the coding sequence TTGAACCAACATCTTACTGACCGCTTCCAGCGCATCGATGCGCTGGAGGACCGGTACACCCGCCGTATCCGGCTGGCCCTGCTACGTGACCTGGAAAGAGCCCTGGCCCTGGCGGCCGCGGGCGCGATGCCCGAATTAATCGCGGCCAGCGTCAGCACCAAGCACCTGAAGGCGGTACTGCACGAGCTCTACCTGACCGTGATGGTCCAGGAAGCGCGTTTTGAGTACCGCCACCTCGTCCGGGAGCAAAAAGCGGCTACTGGCCTACCGGTCACGGATTGGCTGCGGCGTGCAAAGAATTTTATCGCCCTCGAATCGTCCAAGGCCATCGTCAAAATCGCCGAAACGACGAGAAAAGAGGTGCGCCAGGTGCTCAAAGAGGCTGCGGCTACTGGCAAGAGCATTGCCGATACGGCCCGCAGCATGCGCAGCCAGATCACCGAGTTCAACACCAAAAGAGCTCGTAGAATCGCGAGAACCGAGCTGATTGGTGCCTCGTCGGCGGGTTCCTACGTTGGCGCCCTCTCGACTGGCTTGGCCCTCGACAAGTACTGGATTACCACGGCCGACGCCAGGACCCGCCCCACGCATTTGGCGGCTGGTGGGCAGCAGGTGGACATCAACCAGCCCTTTCTGATTGGCGGGGAGCCCTGCCGTTTTCCAGCAGATCCGGCCCTCAGCGCGCGGGAGCGCATCAACTGCCGGTGTGCCATCGGCTACAAGCCAAAAGGCGCACTACGCACCGGCTCATTGGACTTATAA
- the gp17 gene encoding tail completion protein gp17: MPSVDLVLQKALYGTLSTAGLTFNGNPVSVYANVPPTAGAPYVVLDQISTVPLNGNVACKHWESVFQLTVLTAFEVAGQVSDLPGLDIQGQIMAALDDQYLPLTDGFQMHPIQVSQTRKLSRFTQNSVEVLRYITLKMRVYQEKNRDE, from the coding sequence GTGCCAAGTGTCGATTTAGTCCTCCAAAAAGCCCTCTACGGGACCCTGAGCACCGCGGGCCTGACCTTCAACGGCAACCCGGTTTCGGTGTACGCCAACGTGCCCCCAACTGCTGGCGCGCCTTACGTGGTGCTTGACCAAATATCCACGGTGCCCCTGAATGGCAATGTGGCCTGCAAGCACTGGGAAAGCGTGTTTCAGCTTACCGTGCTGACGGCTTTCGAGGTGGCCGGACAGGTTTCGGACCTCCCCGGTCTCGACATCCAGGGCCAAATCATGGCCGCATTGGATGACCAGTACCTCCCGCTGACCGACGGCTTCCAGATGCACCCCATCCAGGTTTCCCAGACCCGGAAACTCAGCCGCTTTACCCAAAACTCGGTCGAAGTGCTGAGATATATAACCTTGAAGATGAGAGTCTATCAAGAAAAAAATAGAGATGAATAG